One segment of Eriocheir sinensis breed Jianghai 21 chromosome 69, ASM2467909v1, whole genome shotgun sequence DNA contains the following:
- the LOC126988544 gene encoding zinc finger protein 782-like, with amino-acid sequence MSAQSVAKDSLGRVASTITPTHSDGKTHECQECGKKFSRKEKLNKHTLTHTGERPHECRECGKKFSQKSNLNTHTLTHTGERPHECQECGKKFKAKGHLNTHTLTHTSERPHECQECFKKFSRKQDLNIHTLTHTGERPHECQECGKKFSHKSTLNKHTLTHTGERPHECQECGKKFSHKSILNTHTFTHTGERPQECRECGKKFSRKSILNRHTLTHTGERPHECPECGKKFSVKSILNKHTLTHTGERPHECQECGKKFNQIITLKQHILTHTGERPHECPECDKRFSTKSNLNQHIFRHSGMRELKCDVCGKHFKVKNDIAKHMKIHFR; translated from the exons ATGAGTGCCCAGAGTGTGGccaaagactccctgggaagggtggcCTCTAcaattacacccacacactctgatggaaaaa ctcatgaatgccaagagtgtggcaaaaagttcagtagaAAAGAGaaactcaacaaacacacccttacacacactggtgaaagacctcatgaatgccgtgagtgtggcaaaaagttcagccagaagagtaacctcaacacacacacccttacacacactggtgaaagacctcatgaatgccaagagtgtggcaaaaagttcaaaGCAAAAggccacctcaacacacacacccttacacacactagcgaaagacctcatgaatgccaagagtgtttCAAAAAGTTCAGCAGAAAACAGGACCTCAacatacacacccttacacacactggtgaaagacctcatgaatgccaagagtgtggcaaaaagtttagccataagagtaccctcaacaaacacaccctcacacacactggtgaaagacctcatgaatgccaagagtgtggcaaaaagttcagccaTAAGAgtatcctcaacacacacacctttactcacactggtgaaagacctcaagAATGCCGTGaatgtggcaaaaagttcagccgGAAGAGTATCCTTAACAGACACACTCTTacgcacactggtgaaagacctcatgaatgccccgagtgtggcaaaaagttcagcgTGAAGAGTatcctcaacaaacacacccttacgcacactggtgaaagacctcatgaatgccaagagtgtggcaaaaagttcaacCAGATAATTACCCTCAAgcaacacatccttacacacactggtgaaagacctcatgaatgcccaGAGTGTGACAAAAGGTTCAGTACTAAGTCTAATTTGAACCAGCACATCTTCCGACACTCTGGCATGAGAGAGTtgaagtgtgatgtttgtgggaaacattTCAAGGTGAAGAATGATATTGCCaaacacatgaagatccacttccgctga
- the LOC126988542 gene encoding zinc finger protein 418-like, whose protein sequence is MSAQSVAKDSLGRVASTITPTHSDGKTHECQECGKKFTSKNDLKRHTRTHTGERPHECQECGKGFSTKQILNRHTLTHTGERPHECQECGRKFSLKGTLNTHTRTHTGERPHECQECGKKFSKKRDLDRHTLTHTGERPHKCQECGKKFSKKRDLDRHTLTHTGERPHECQECGKKFSVKSHLREHTLTHTNERPHECRECGKTFRAKTHLNKHIITHTNERPHECRECGKKFSTKQGLNTHTLTHTGESPHECQECGKKFSTNRSLNIHTLTHTGERPHECHYCGKKFSQKIHLNKHTLTHTGERPHECRYCGRKFSRKISLKEHTFTHTGERPHECRECGKKFTTKQSLNTHTLTHTGERPHECPECDKRFSTVSYLNQHIFRHSGLREFKCDVCGKHFKLKNDIARHMKIHFP, encoded by the coding sequence ATGAGTGCCCAGAGTGTGGccaaagactccctgggaagggtggcCTCTAcaattacacccacacactctgatGGAAAaactcatgaatgccaagagtgtggcaaaaagttcactaGCAAAAATGACCTCAAAAGACACACccgtacacacactggtgaaagacctcatgaatgccaagaatgTGGCAAAGGGTTCAGTACAAAACAGatcctcaacagacacacccttacacacactggtgaaagacctcatgaatgccaagagtgtgggagaAAGTTCAGCctgaagggtaccctcaacacacacacccgtacacacactggtgaaagacctcatgaatgccaagagtgtggcaaaaagttcagtaaaAAACGGGACCtcgatagacacacccttacacacactggtgaaagacctcataaatgccaagagtgtggcaaaaagttcagtaaaAAACGGGACCtcgatagacacacccttacacacactggtgaaagacctcatgaatgccaagagtgtggcaaaaagttcagcgTGAAGAGTCACCTTAGagaacacacccttacacacactaatgaaagacctcatgaatgccgtgaatGTGGCAAAACATTTCGTGCTAAGACTCACCTCAACAAACACATCATTACACACACcaatgaaagacctcatgaatgccgtgaatgtggcaaaaagttcagtacgAAGCAgggcctcaacacacacaccctaacacacactggtgaaagtcctcatgaatgccaagagtgtggcaaaaagttcagtacaAACCGGAGCCTCAAcatacacactcttacacacactggtgaaagacctcatgaatgccattactgtggcaaaaagttcagccaGAAGATTCACCTtaacaaacacacccttacacacactggtgaaagacctcatgaatgtcgTTACTGTGGGAGAAAGTTCAGCCGTAAGATCTCCCTCAAGGaacacacctttacacacactggtgaaagacctcatgaatgccgtgagtgtggcaaaaagttcactaCGAAGCagagcctcaacacacacacccttacacacactggtgaaagacctcatgagtGCCCAGAGTGTGACAAAAGGTTCAGTACTGTTTCTTATTTGAACCAGCACATCTTCCgacactctggcctgagagagttcaagtgtgatgtttgtgggaaacattTCAAATTGAAGAATGATATTGCccggcacatgaagatccacttcccctga